The Streptomyces tendae genome has a window encoding:
- a CDS encoding Gfo/Idh/MocA family protein gives MSAPRTAPGTPLPVVLAGARGHGRWHVENIRRLQAKGLVRLVGICEPTPLTEDEFGGELPEQSADFGALLDSTGAHAAVICTPIPTHTGLALTAASRGVHLLLEKPPAPSYAEFRRMADGVAAAGVACQIGFQSLGSHALPAIRDLVAEGAVGRVTGVGGAGAWVRPEAYFRRAPWAGRRRLDGVDVVDGALTNPLAHAVATALALAGSTRAEDVAGIETELLRANDIESDDTSCVRVTTVQGGSVTVAATLCAERADEPYVVVHGTSGRITFWYKQDRVLLQRADHGPEELRFGRTDLLENLAAHLRDGIPLLVTPDDTGAFMQVVEAIRSAPDPAPLPAGVWHRVPGEDRRVVPGVDALVAAAADRLSLYSELGAPWARPAYHHLPKEVSAR, from the coding sequence ATGAGCGCCCCCCGGACGGCGCCCGGTACCCCGCTGCCCGTCGTGCTCGCCGGCGCCCGTGGCCACGGCCGCTGGCACGTCGAGAACATCCGCCGACTCCAGGCGAAGGGCCTGGTACGTCTCGTGGGCATCTGTGAACCCACCCCGCTCACCGAGGACGAGTTCGGCGGCGAACTCCCCGAGCAGTCGGCCGACTTCGGGGCGCTCCTCGACTCCACCGGCGCCCACGCCGCGGTGATCTGCACCCCCATCCCCACCCACACCGGCCTCGCCCTCACCGCCGCCTCCCGGGGCGTGCACCTGCTGCTGGAGAAGCCCCCGGCACCGTCGTACGCCGAGTTCCGCAGGATGGCCGACGGGGTCGCCGCGGCCGGCGTCGCCTGCCAGATCGGCTTCCAGTCGCTCGGCTCGCACGCCCTGCCCGCGATCCGCGACCTGGTCGCCGAGGGCGCCGTCGGCCGGGTGACCGGGGTCGGCGGGGCCGGCGCCTGGGTGCGCCCCGAGGCGTACTTCCGGCGGGCGCCCTGGGCGGGCCGGCGGCGCCTCGACGGTGTCGACGTGGTCGACGGGGCGCTCACCAACCCCCTCGCCCACGCCGTCGCCACCGCCCTCGCGCTCGCCGGGAGCACCCGCGCCGAGGACGTCGCCGGCATCGAGACCGAGCTGCTGCGCGCCAACGACATCGAGTCCGACGACACCTCCTGCGTCCGCGTCACCACCGTCCAGGGCGGCTCGGTCACCGTCGCCGCCACCCTGTGCGCGGAGCGGGCCGACGAGCCGTACGTGGTGGTGCACGGCACCAGCGGCCGGATCACCTTCTGGTACAAGCAGGACCGCGTGCTGCTCCAGCGCGCGGACCACGGCCCCGAGGAACTGCGGTTCGGCCGCACCGACCTGCTGGAGAACCTCGCCGCCCACCTCCGGGACGGCATCCCGCTGCTGGTCACCCCCGACGACACGGGCGCCTTCATGCAGGTCGTGGAGGCGATCCGCAGCGCCCCCGACCCGGCCCCGCTGCCCGCCGGGGTCTGGCACCGCGTCCCCGGCGAGGACCGCCGGGTCGTCCCCGGCGTCGACGCCCTGGTCGCCGCCGCGGCGGACCGGCTGTCCCTCTACTCCGAGCTGGGCGCCCCCTGGGCCCGGCCCGCTTACCACCACCTGCCGAAAGAGGTGAGCGCCCGATGA
- a CDS encoding ABC transporter substrate-binding protein, whose product MKISILRTSTGRRRRRTSAAVALGAVLALTATACGDDGSGAGGDKGAEGSGTGKIVFWDNNGGVRTDIWKEIIADFEKENPDIDVQYVGIASTEYQSKVDTAIQGGGLPDVGGISASMLAGFAAQGALDPLDERIEGSSLNGKLNKDMVESLRAAGGGDDRLYSVPTSANNGVLYYRTDMFEQAGLEEPTTWDRFFTAAEKLTDKGSNRFGYTIRGGAGSIAQALDAMYGQSGITSFWDSTGKKTTVNDPRNVKALEKYAGLFKKVTPAADLNNDFTKMVAQWDSGEIGMLNHNLGSYQDHVKALGAGKFRGIPQPAGPDGKRVQVSNPVDGIGLFKSSKNKDAAWKFIEFATSAQSNSKFNESAGQVPAHADAAKDAWIGKAEPTKLAAEALSDGSTTIVQLPYYLPDWNTVSKADNEPNFQKVLLGDMSAKEFLDGLATQLNEAQAEWDEQMS is encoded by the coding sequence ATGAAGATCAGCATTCTCAGAACCAGCACGGGCCGCAGGCGCCGCCGCACGTCGGCGGCCGTCGCCCTCGGTGCCGTCCTCGCCCTGACCGCCACCGCCTGCGGCGACGACGGCAGCGGCGCCGGCGGCGACAAGGGCGCCGAGGGCAGCGGCACGGGGAAGATCGTCTTCTGGGACAACAACGGCGGTGTCCGCACCGACATCTGGAAGGAGATCATCGCCGACTTCGAGAAGGAGAACCCGGACATCGACGTCCAGTACGTCGGCATCGCCTCCACCGAGTACCAGTCGAAGGTCGACACGGCCATCCAGGGCGGCGGCCTGCCGGACGTGGGCGGCATCAGCGCGTCGATGCTCGCGGGCTTCGCCGCCCAGGGCGCCCTCGACCCGCTGGACGAGCGGATCGAGGGCTCCTCCCTCAACGGCAAGCTCAACAAGGACATGGTCGAGTCGCTGCGCGCGGCCGGCGGCGGGGACGACCGGCTGTACTCCGTGCCGACCTCCGCCAACAACGGCGTCCTCTACTACCGCACCGACATGTTCGAGCAGGCGGGCCTGGAGGAGCCGACCACCTGGGACCGGTTCTTCACGGCCGCGGAGAAGCTGACCGACAAGGGCAGCAACCGCTTCGGCTACACCATCCGCGGCGGCGCCGGCTCCATCGCCCAGGCCCTCGACGCGATGTACGGGCAGTCCGGGATCACCTCGTTCTGGGACTCCACCGGCAAGAAGACCACGGTCAACGACCCGAGGAACGTCAAGGCGCTGGAGAAGTACGCGGGCCTGTTCAAGAAGGTCACCCCCGCCGCCGACCTCAACAACGACTTCACCAAGATGGTCGCCCAGTGGGACTCCGGCGAGATCGGCATGCTGAACCACAATCTGGGCTCCTACCAGGACCACGTGAAGGCGCTGGGCGCGGGCAAGTTCCGGGGCATCCCGCAGCCGGCCGGTCCCGACGGCAAGCGCGTGCAGGTGTCCAACCCGGTCGACGGTATCGGCCTGTTCAAGAGCTCGAAGAACAAGGACGCGGCCTGGAAGTTCATCGAGTTCGCCACCTCCGCGCAGTCCAACTCGAAGTTCAACGAGTCGGCGGGGCAGGTGCCGGCGCACGCGGACGCCGCGAAGGACGCGTGGATCGGCAAGGCGGAGCCGACCAAGCTGGCGGCCGAGGCGCTGAGTGACGGTTCGACCACCATCGTGCAGCTGCCGTACTACCTGCCGGACTGGAACACCGTCTCCAAGGCGGACAACGAGCCGAACTTCCAGAAGGTGCTGCTCGGGGACATGAGTGCGAAGGAGTTCCTGGACGGGCTGGCCACGCAGCTGAACGAGGCTCAGGCCGAGTGGGACGAGCAGATGAGTTGA
- a CDS encoding dihydrodipicolinate synthase family protein: MTTTSPTQSSEPRAAGPRTAGPRTFDAQRAALAGVVAIPVTPFAEDGSVAPDTYRILLRRLLDGGITTLTPNGNTGEFYALTPGERRLVTELTVEVAGDRAAILVGVGHDVPTAVASARHARDLGAQMVMVHQPVHPYVSQSGWVDYHRAIAEAVPELGVVPYLRNAQLTGARLAELADACPNVIGVKYAVPDAARFAAFARDAGLERFVWVAGLAEPYAPSYFSAGATGFTSGLVNVAPSVSLTMLEALRSGDYPTAMKVWEQIRRFEELRAANGSANNVTVVKEALASLGLCRREVRPPSRPLPESERAEVAAIAAGWSI, from the coding sequence ATGACGACGACGTCTCCCACCCAGTCGAGCGAACCCCGGGCGGCCGGGCCCCGGACGGCCGGGCCCCGGACGTTCGACGCCCAGCGGGCTGCCCTGGCCGGCGTGGTGGCGATCCCGGTCACCCCCTTCGCCGAGGACGGCTCCGTCGCCCCGGACACCTACCGGATCCTGCTGCGCCGCCTCCTCGACGGAGGCATCACCACCCTCACCCCCAACGGCAACACCGGGGAGTTCTACGCCCTCACCCCGGGCGAGCGGCGGCTGGTCACCGAGCTGACCGTCGAGGTGGCCGGCGACCGGGCCGCGATCCTGGTCGGCGTGGGCCACGACGTGCCCACCGCCGTCGCCTCCGCGCGGCACGCCCGAGACCTCGGCGCGCAGATGGTGATGGTGCACCAGCCCGTCCACCCCTACGTCTCGCAGAGCGGCTGGGTCGACTACCACCGGGCCATCGCCGAGGCCGTGCCCGAGCTGGGCGTCGTTCCCTACCTCCGCAACGCGCAGCTCACCGGCGCCCGGCTCGCCGAACTCGCCGACGCCTGCCCGAACGTGATCGGCGTGAAGTACGCGGTGCCGGACGCGGCCCGGTTCGCCGCGTTCGCCCGGGACGCGGGACTGGAACGCTTCGTGTGGGTGGCGGGGCTCGCCGAGCCGTACGCCCCCTCCTACTTCTCGGCCGGCGCGACCGGTTTCACCTCGGGCCTGGTCAACGTCGCCCCGTCCGTGTCGCTGACCATGCTGGAGGCGCTGCGCTCCGGCGACTACCCGACCGCCATGAAGGTGTGGGAGCAGATCCGCCGCTTCGAGGAACTGCGCGCCGCCAACGGCTCCGCCAACAACGTCACCGTCGTCAAGGAGGCCCTCGCCTCCCTCGGCCTGTGCCGCCGCGAGGTCCGCCCGCCCAGCAGGCCGCTGCCCGAGAGTGAGCGCGCCGAGGTCGCCGCCATCGCCGCCGGATGGTCGATATGA
- a CDS encoding carbohydrate ABC transporter permease, with amino-acid sequence MAQAAAVAKPPAPPRRRRASATPRRLPYLLIAPAALLMLGFIAYPVLSVFWYSLQEYNPTKPWRNGFAGLDNFTHIFTEDPLFRDTLVFSAKWVFVEVGLQLLFGLALALIVNQTFVGRALGRALVFSPWAVSGVLTSAIWVLLYNSQTGITRYLADMGVGEYGVSWLSDTSTVFPAAVVADLWRGVPFFAILILADLQSVSKDLYEAAEVDGAGRIKQFWHITLPHLKDAIILSTLLRAVWEFNNVDLLYTLTGGGPAGVTTTLPLYIANTSVDAHDFGYASALTTVAFVILLFCSTVYLRLSKFGGEK; translated from the coding sequence ATGGCCCAAGCCGCAGCCGTGGCGAAACCGCCCGCGCCACCGAGGCGGCGCCGTGCCTCCGCCACACCCCGCAGACTCCCCTACCTGCTGATCGCGCCGGCCGCCCTGCTGATGCTCGGGTTCATCGCGTACCCGGTGCTCAGCGTCTTCTGGTACAGCCTGCAGGAGTACAACCCCACCAAGCCCTGGCGGAACGGCTTCGCGGGCCTCGACAACTTCACCCACATCTTCACCGAGGACCCCCTCTTCCGGGACACCCTGGTGTTCAGCGCCAAGTGGGTCTTCGTCGAGGTCGGCCTGCAGCTGCTGTTCGGACTCGCCCTCGCCCTCATCGTCAACCAGACCTTCGTCGGCCGGGCCCTGGGCCGCGCGCTGGTCTTCTCCCCGTGGGCCGTCTCCGGCGTGCTGACCTCCGCGATCTGGGTGCTGCTCTACAACTCCCAGACCGGCATCACCCGTTACCTCGCGGACATGGGCGTCGGCGAGTACGGCGTCAGCTGGCTGTCGGACACCTCCACCGTGTTCCCGGCGGCGGTCGTCGCCGACCTGTGGCGCGGGGTCCCCTTCTTCGCGATCCTCATCCTCGCCGACCTCCAGTCCGTCTCCAAGGACCTGTACGAGGCCGCCGAGGTGGACGGCGCCGGCCGCATCAAACAGTTCTGGCACATCACGCTGCCGCACCTGAAGGACGCCATCATCCTCTCCACGCTGCTGCGCGCGGTGTGGGAGTTCAACAACGTCGACCTGCTCTACACGCTGACCGGCGGCGGACCCGCGGGCGTGACCACGACGCTGCCGCTGTACATCGCCAACACCTCCGTCGACGCCCATGACTTCGGCTACGCGTCGGCGCTGACCACGGTGGCGTTCGTGATCCTGCTCTTCTGCTCGACGGTCTACCTGCGGCTGAGCAAGTTCGGAGGCGAGAAGTGA
- the araD gene encoding L-arabinonate dehydratase, protein MVDMRSPEQLRSHQWYGTDGLRSFSHRARTRQLGYLPEEHLGKPVVAILNTWSDINPCHVHLRDRAQAVKRGVWQAGGFPLEFPVSTLSETFQKPTPMLYRNLLAMETEELLRSYPVDGAVLMGGCDKSTPALLMGAASAGLPAVFVPAGPMLPGHWRGETLGSGTDMWKYWDDKRAGVIGDCEMQELESGLARSPGHCMTMGTASTLTAAAEALGVTVPGASSIPAVDSGHDRMAAKAGMTIVDLIHKDRGIGDILTADAFEDAVTTVLGLGGSTNAVIHLIAMAGRAGVKLTLDDFDRVARTVPVLANVRPGGRTYLMEDFHFAGGLPGFLSRIPDLLHLDRPTVCHDTLREQLAGAQVHDDDVIRTRDNPVATEGGVAVLRGNLCPDGAVIKHIAAEPHLLRHTGPAVVFDDYKEMQRTINDPALDITADSVLVLRNAGPKGGPGMPEYGMLPLPDHLLKQGVRDMVRISDARMSGTSYGACVLHVAPESYVGGPLALVRTGDPITLDVENRTLTLDVDDEELRRRRAEWTPQPARYERGYGALYNDQITQADTGCDFEFLARPGTVQDPYAG, encoded by the coding sequence ATGGTCGATATGAGGTCCCCCGAGCAGCTCCGCAGCCACCAGTGGTACGGCACCGACGGCCTGCGGTCCTTCAGCCACCGCGCCCGTACCCGCCAGCTCGGCTACCTGCCCGAGGAACACCTGGGCAAGCCGGTCGTGGCGATCCTCAACACCTGGTCCGACATCAACCCCTGCCACGTCCACCTGCGCGACCGCGCGCAGGCCGTGAAAAGGGGCGTGTGGCAGGCGGGCGGCTTCCCGCTGGAGTTCCCGGTCTCCACGCTCAGCGAGACCTTCCAGAAGCCGACCCCCATGCTCTACCGCAACCTCCTGGCCATGGAGACGGAGGAGCTGCTGCGCTCGTACCCGGTCGACGGGGCCGTGCTGATGGGCGGCTGCGACAAGTCGACGCCCGCCCTGCTGATGGGTGCCGCCAGCGCCGGACTGCCCGCCGTGTTCGTCCCCGCCGGGCCCATGCTGCCCGGGCACTGGCGCGGCGAGACCCTCGGCTCCGGCACCGACATGTGGAAGTACTGGGACGACAAGCGGGCCGGTGTCATCGGCGACTGCGAGATGCAGGAACTGGAGAGCGGCCTGGCCCGCTCACCCGGCCACTGCATGACCATGGGCACCGCGTCCACGCTGACCGCCGCCGCCGAGGCCCTCGGCGTCACCGTCCCGGGCGCCTCCAGCATCCCGGCCGTCGACTCCGGGCACGACCGCATGGCCGCGAAGGCGGGCATGACGATCGTCGACCTGATCCACAAGGACCGCGGGATCGGCGACATCCTCACCGCGGACGCCTTCGAGGACGCCGTGACGACCGTCCTCGGGCTCGGCGGCTCCACCAACGCCGTCATCCATCTGATCGCCATGGCCGGCCGCGCGGGCGTCAAGCTCACCCTCGACGACTTCGACCGCGTCGCCCGCACCGTCCCGGTGCTGGCCAACGTGCGCCCCGGCGGCCGGACGTACCTGATGGAGGACTTCCACTTCGCGGGCGGGCTGCCCGGGTTCCTCTCCCGGATCCCGGACCTGCTGCACCTGGACCGGCCCACCGTCTGCCACGACACCCTGCGCGAGCAGCTCGCCGGCGCACAGGTGCACGACGACGACGTGATCCGCACCCGTGACAACCCGGTCGCCACCGAGGGCGGGGTCGCCGTGCTGCGCGGCAACCTCTGCCCGGACGGCGCCGTCATCAAGCACATCGCCGCCGAGCCGCACCTGCTCAGGCACACCGGTCCCGCCGTCGTCTTCGACGACTACAAGGAGATGCAGCGGACCATCAACGACCCGGCGCTGGACATCACCGCGGACAGCGTGCTGGTGCTGCGCAACGCCGGACCCAAGGGCGGCCCGGGGATGCCCGAGTACGGGATGCTGCCGCTCCCCGACCACCTGCTGAAGCAGGGCGTGCGGGACATGGTCCGCATCTCCGACGCCCGCATGAGCGGCACGAGTTACGGCGCCTGCGTGCTGCACGTCGCCCCCGAGTCGTACGTCGGCGGACCGCTCGCGCTGGTGCGCACCGGCGACCCGATCACCCTCGACGTCGAGAACCGCACCCTCACCCTCGACGTGGACGACGAGGAACTGCGCCGGCGCCGCGCGGAGTGGACACCGCAGCCCGCGCGCTACGAGCGGGGCTACGGCGCGCTCTACAACGACCAGATCACCCAGGCCGACACCGGCTGCGACTTCGAGTTCCTCGCCCGCCCGGGCACCGTCCAGGACCCGTACGCGGGCTGA
- a CDS encoding glycoside hydrolase family 43 protein — protein sequence MSADPAEPVYRNPVLDADWSDPDVIRVGDDFHLTASSFGRAPGLPLLHSRDLVNWTLVGHALQRLEPEAQFAVPRHDRGVWAPSLRHHDGRFWIFWGDPDQGIFQVNAPEIRGPWTRPHLVKAGKGLIDPCPLWDDETGEAYLVHAWAKSRSGVKNRLTGHRMHPHGTELLDEGKVIVDGDRIPGWFTLEGPKLYKHDGWFWILAPAGGVETGWQGAFRSRAFFGPYEEKVVLEQKDTDVNGPHQGGWVRTPSGEDWFLHFQQRGPYGRVVHLQPMRWDEDGGWPVIGDDGAPVAEHRRPDLPPQPPAAPATDDDFPGGRPGRQWQWTANPRDGWATHHSADGLRLTCVRTADAHDLRLLPNVLTQRLPGTPCSVEVDLRLDGTEPGARAGLAVLGDAYSWIGLRRGTDGTVHLVHRFAETAAEQERDAAPPRPAPDGRARLRVDIDAGARCRFSYDTGDGTGGGGFRPSGQVFAATPWRWVGALLGLVALAPTGQGHAGTATFTQFRIRIQEKRADR from the coding sequence GTGAGCGCCGACCCGGCCGAGCCCGTCTACCGCAACCCGGTCCTGGACGCCGACTGGTCCGACCCCGACGTGATCCGCGTCGGCGACGACTTCCACCTCACCGCCTCCAGCTTCGGCCGCGCCCCCGGACTGCCCCTGCTGCACTCCCGCGACCTGGTCAACTGGACCCTCGTCGGCCACGCCCTGCAACGCCTGGAACCCGAGGCCCAGTTCGCGGTGCCCCGGCACGACCGCGGCGTCTGGGCACCGTCCCTGCGCCACCACGACGGCCGCTTCTGGATCTTCTGGGGCGACCCCGACCAGGGAATCTTCCAGGTCAACGCCCCCGAGATCCGCGGCCCGTGGACCCGCCCGCACCTGGTGAAGGCCGGCAAGGGCCTGATCGACCCCTGCCCCCTGTGGGACGACGAGACCGGGGAGGCGTACCTCGTGCACGCCTGGGCCAAGTCCCGCTCCGGGGTCAAGAACCGCCTCACCGGCCACCGGATGCACCCGCACGGCACCGAACTCCTCGACGAGGGCAAGGTGATCGTCGACGGCGACCGCATCCCCGGCTGGTTCACCCTCGAAGGGCCCAAGCTCTACAAGCACGACGGCTGGTTCTGGATCCTCGCCCCCGCCGGGGGAGTGGAGACCGGCTGGCAGGGCGCCTTCCGCTCCCGCGCCTTCTTCGGCCCGTACGAGGAGAAGGTGGTCCTGGAGCAGAAGGACACCGACGTCAACGGCCCCCACCAGGGCGGCTGGGTGCGCACCCCGTCCGGCGAGGACTGGTTCCTGCACTTCCAGCAGCGCGGCCCCTACGGCCGGGTCGTCCACCTCCAGCCGATGCGGTGGGACGAGGACGGCGGCTGGCCGGTGATCGGGGACGACGGCGCCCCCGTCGCCGAGCACCGCCGCCCGGACCTGCCGCCGCAGCCGCCCGCCGCGCCCGCCACCGACGACGACTTCCCCGGCGGGCGCCCCGGCCGCCAGTGGCAGTGGACCGCCAACCCCCGGGACGGCTGGGCCACCCACCACTCCGCCGACGGCCTGCGGCTCACCTGCGTACGCACCGCCGACGCCCACGACCTGCGCCTGCTGCCCAACGTCCTCACCCAGCGGCTCCCCGGCACCCCCTGCTCCGTCGAGGTGGACCTGCGGCTCGACGGCACGGAACCCGGGGCACGCGCCGGGCTCGCGGTCCTCGGGGACGCCTACAGCTGGATCGGCCTCCGGCGCGGAACCGACGGCACGGTGCACCTGGTGCACCGGTTCGCCGAGACGGCCGCGGAACAGGAACGGGACGCCGCGCCCCCGCGCCCCGCCCCCGACGGCCGGGCCCGGCTGCGCGTCGACATCGACGCCGGCGCGCGCTGCCGCTTCTCGTACGACACCGGGGACGGCACCGGGGGAGGCGGGTTCCGTCCCTCCGGGCAGGTCTTCGCCGCGACTCCCTGGCGCTGGGTCGGCGCTCTGCTCGGCCTGGTCGCCCTGGCGCCCACCGGTCAGGGACACGCCGGTACCGCCACGTTCACGCAATTCAGGATCCGCATCCAGGAGAAGAGAGCCGACCGATGA
- a CDS encoding carbohydrate ABC transporter permease, with product MITKEATTAAPAPAPAVPEPPRPAKRRRAWDEAPRWQIYLPLGIYLVFTLIPFYWILLFALRPAGSTSLVPWPMTTAHFEKVWTDRGFGTFFQNSVLVGVATLLMTTLVALAGGYALARFDFKVKRAFMLALLCSQFVPGALLLVPLFEIFAELQMINSLGSVIIAETVFQLPLSMILISNFIKNVPYSLEEAAWVDGCGRFRAFRVVVLPLLRPGLIAVGSFAFVHSWNHFLFALMFLNNQEKQTIPVGLNTLMSADSVDLGALAAGGIIAAVPVVVVFAFIQKWLITGFSAGAVKG from the coding sequence GTGATCACCAAGGAGGCCACCACGGCCGCCCCCGCCCCCGCCCCGGCCGTCCCCGAACCGCCCCGGCCCGCGAAGAGGCGCCGGGCCTGGGACGAGGCACCCCGCTGGCAGATCTACCTGCCGCTCGGCATCTACCTCGTCTTCACCCTGATCCCCTTCTACTGGATCCTGCTGTTCGCGCTCCGCCCGGCCGGCTCGACCTCGCTGGTGCCCTGGCCGATGACCACCGCCCACTTCGAGAAGGTCTGGACGGACCGCGGCTTCGGCACCTTCTTCCAGAACAGCGTGCTGGTCGGCGTCGCCACCCTGCTCATGACCACCCTGGTCGCCCTGGCCGGCGGGTACGCCCTCGCCCGGTTCGACTTCAAGGTCAAGCGGGCGTTCATGCTGGCGCTGCTCTGCTCCCAGTTCGTGCCCGGCGCCCTGCTCCTGGTCCCGCTGTTCGAGATCTTCGCCGAGCTGCAGATGATCAACTCGCTCGGCAGCGTCATCATCGCCGAGACGGTGTTCCAGCTGCCGCTGTCGATGATCCTCATCAGCAACTTCATCAAGAACGTGCCGTACTCCCTGGAGGAGGCCGCCTGGGTCGACGGCTGCGGCCGGTTCCGGGCCTTCCGGGTGGTGGTGCTGCCGCTGCTGCGGCCCGGCCTGATCGCCGTCGGCTCCTTCGCCTTCGTGCACTCCTGGAACCACTTCCTGTTCGCCCTGATGTTCCTCAACAACCAGGAGAAGCAGACCATCCCGGTCGGCCTCAACACCCTGATGAGCGCGGACAGCGTCGACCTCGGCGCGCTCGCCGCGGGCGGCATCATCGCGGCCGTCCCCGTCGTGGTCGTGTTCGCCTTCATCCAGAAGTGGCTGATCACCGGGTTCAGCGCGGGGGCGGTGAAGGGATGA
- a CDS encoding GntR family transcriptional regulator codes for MTSVPTPIPSRTQYVLEEIKRRILTGRFTPGQALVETDLAAQFGVSKTPVREALKTLAGTGLVVMSQYKGVTVRMVDADMAREVYDVRLLLEPEALKRAVRRGASLDDAREALTRAAQATDTAERSLANREFHRALYVPCGNPLLGRMLDEVRDQAALVSAVAWAADPSWEREADEHRVILDLALAGDADGAARALHAHIASFVRRAFPEAGFDAEFTSGEDSRKDGQA; via the coding sequence ATGACCTCTGTGCCCACGCCGATCCCCTCCCGCACGCAGTACGTGCTGGAGGAGATCAAACGCCGCATCCTCACCGGCCGGTTCACCCCCGGCCAGGCCCTGGTCGAGACCGACCTCGCCGCACAGTTCGGGGTGTCCAAGACCCCGGTGCGCGAGGCGCTCAAGACCCTGGCCGGCACCGGCCTGGTGGTGATGAGCCAGTACAAGGGCGTCACGGTGCGCATGGTCGACGCGGACATGGCGCGCGAGGTCTACGACGTGCGGCTGCTGCTCGAACCCGAGGCGCTCAAGCGCGCCGTGCGCCGCGGCGCTTCCCTGGACGACGCCCGCGAGGCGCTCACCCGGGCCGCCCAGGCCACCGACACCGCCGAACGCTCTCTCGCCAACCGGGAGTTCCACCGCGCCCTGTACGTACCCTGCGGCAACCCGTTGCTCGGCCGGATGCTCGACGAGGTCCGCGACCAGGCCGCCCTGGTCTCCGCGGTCGCCTGGGCCGCCGACCCCTCCTGGGAGCGGGAGGCCGACGAGCACCGCGTGATCCTCGACCTGGCCCTCGCCGGGGACGCCGACGGCGCCGCGCGGGCCCTGCACGCGCACATCGCGTCCTTCGTCCGACGGGCCTTCCCCGAGGCGGGGTTCGACGCGGAGTTCACGTCGGGCGAGGATTCCCGGAAGGACGGTCAGGCATGA
- a CDS encoding PmoA family protein, which translates to MTGNDSVVLRVAGRPVGRYVTRPELPARLSPRPYLHPVTTLAGTAVTELSPADHAHHLGVGVAVPDVEGSNFWGGRTYVRDRGSNELDNHGTQRHSAYQRREADGFTEELRWVAAPGELLREHRTVTATALTAGAWALDLAFALTNVTGRPLSVGSPATNGRPGAAYGGFFWRARKEDTAPDVFTPGSEGTDAVHGRTADWVALTGSTWTLVFAGATEATRRDPWFVRTDEYPGVGSSLAYEVRLPLPPGETVERRVVTVVADGRLGREEAAALVAKAVSP; encoded by the coding sequence ATGACCGGCAACGACTCCGTGGTGCTGCGCGTCGCCGGCCGGCCCGTCGGCCGGTACGTCACCCGGCCGGAACTGCCGGCCCGGCTCTCCCCGCGGCCCTATCTGCACCCCGTCACCACCCTGGCCGGCACGGCGGTCACCGAGCTGAGCCCCGCCGACCACGCACACCACCTCGGCGTCGGTGTCGCCGTTCCCGACGTCGAGGGGTCCAACTTCTGGGGCGGACGCACCTACGTCCGCGACCGCGGGTCCAACGAGCTGGACAACCACGGCACCCAGCGGCACAGCGCCTACCAGCGGCGCGAGGCCGACGGCTTCACCGAGGAGCTGCGCTGGGTGGCCGCCCCCGGTGAACTGCTGCGCGAACACCGCACCGTCACCGCCACCGCGCTCACCGCCGGGGCGTGGGCCCTGGACCTCGCCTTCGCCCTGACCAACGTCACCGGACGCCCGCTGTCCGTCGGCAGCCCCGCCACCAACGGCCGCCCCGGCGCCGCCTACGGGGGCTTCTTCTGGCGGGCCCGCAAGGAGGACACCGCGCCGGACGTCTTCACCCCCGGCTCCGAGGGGACGGACGCGGTGCACGGGCGGACCGCCGACTGGGTCGCCCTGACCGGCTCCACCTGGACCCTGGTCTTCGCCGGGGCCACCGAGGCGACCCGCCGCGACCCCTGGTTCGTACGCACCGACGAGTACCCGGGGGTCGGTTCCTCCCTCGCGTACGAGGTACGGCTGCCGCTCCCGCCGGGGGAGACGGTGGAGCGCCGGGTCGTCACCGTCGTCGCCGACGGGCGGCTCGGCCGTGAGGAGGCGGCCGCCCTGGTCGCGAAGGCGGTGAGCCCGTGA
- a CDS encoding TIGR03086 family metal-binding protein, translating into MTDTPLDFGPQTRIVARLAEGVTDAQLANGTPCPRYAVRHVLGHLHGLAVAFRDAGRKDLGATTDTDPQGALPDVGPAWRAELPKALDELAEAWRDPAAWTGMTRAGGVEMPGEVTAAVALDELVVHGWDLARATGQPYTPDPAALESAYAFLLAAAEEGDRGGGIFGPVVAVPADAPLLDRTLGLSGRDPGWSGPA; encoded by the coding sequence ATGACCGACACTCCGCTCGACTTCGGACCGCAGACCAGGATCGTCGCCCGCCTCGCCGAAGGCGTGACCGACGCGCAACTGGCGAACGGGACGCCGTGCCCGCGATATGCCGTACGCCATGTTCTGGGCCACCTCCACGGACTGGCCGTCGCCTTCCGGGACGCGGGCCGCAAAGATCTGGGGGCCACCACGGACACCGATCCGCAGGGCGCCCTGCCGGACGTCGGACCCGCCTGGCGCGCCGAACTGCCCAAGGCGCTCGACGAACTCGCCGAGGCCTGGCGGGATCCGGCGGCCTGGACCGGCATGACGCGCGCCGGGGGCGTCGAGATGCCGGGCGAGGTCACCGCCGCCGTCGCCCTCGACGAACTGGTCGTCCACGGCTGGGACCTGGCCCGCGCGACCGGGCAGCCGTACACGCCCGACCCCGCCGCGCTGGAGAGCGCGTACGCCTTCCTGCTGGCCGCCGCCGAGGAGGGCGACCGGGGCGGGGGCATCTTCGGACCCGTCGTCGCCGTCCCGGCCGACGCCCCGCTGCTGGACCGGACGCTCGGCCTCAGCGGCCGCGACCCGGGCTGGAGCGGGCCGGCGTGA